From the genome of Alosa alosa isolate M-15738 ecotype Scorff River chromosome 18, AALO_Geno_1.1, whole genome shotgun sequence, one region includes:
- the LOC125311549 gene encoding guanylate-binding protein 1-like produces MEDKAAVENKAAVEDGVGVYRSGMEQLKQFFPVELTLITSEHQRLHTEAVQTFMKRRFKNDQGEYLKSLEEHIDQHLDQYLLHNEEASKKRCQDLLTSLSADMTTRLQKGLYAKPRGYVFFCQHMETIVEKYNRQTATSVKAKEVLEEFFKNKHVESEAIRQADVTLSKQRKRICEETEKVYLLRQKMKSEEEKMNKLEAKMKADKDSFEEKMRQIEGKNKEETKREEEEFEKVLERKMREQREVLEKGLESQAEKLKQEVEETKTKHEETKVMQAEQFELMMEKFRKERQQQEKRYEETMTMMNQQYQQTMIEIRQQNERALEEMQHSDSESDGDSDSDGDGESHCTIL; encoded by the exons ATGGAGGACAAGGCGGCGGTGGAGAACAAGGCAGCGGTGGAGGACGGGGTTGGCGTGTACCGGAGCGGCATGGAGCAGCTGAAACAGTTCTTCCCTGTAGAGCTGACGCTCATCACCTCTGAACACCAGCGTCTCCACACAGAGGCCGTTCAGACGTTCATGAAGCGACGCTTTAAGAATGATCAGGGAGAGTACCTGAAATCTTTAGAG GAACACATCGATCAACATTTAGACCAGTATTTACTCCACAATGAGGAGGCTTCAAAGAAGAGATGCCAGGATCTTCTGACAAGTCTGTCTGCTGATATGACCACTCGACTCCAGAAAGGATTGTACGCTAAACCTCGAGGCTACGTGTTCTTCTGCCAGCACATGGAGACTATAGTGGAGAaatacaacagacagacagctacCTCAGTCAAG GCTAAAGAAGTCCTGGAGGAGTTTTTCAAGAACAAGCATGTAGAATCTGAAGCCATCAGACAGGCTGATGTGACCCTGAGTAAGCAGAGGAAACGGATTTGTG aggagacagagaaagtgtaTCTCTTGCGACAGAAGATGAAGTctgaggaggagaagatgaaCAAGTTGGAAGCAAAGATGAAAGCAGACAAGGATAGTTTCGAAGAGAAGATGAGACAGATAGAAGGGAAGAATAAGGAGGAGACGAAACGAGAGGAAGAGGAGTTTGAGAAAGTTTtggagaggaagatgagggagcagagagaggtgcTGGAGAAAGGTCTGGAATCGCAGGCTGAGAAGCTCAAGCAGGAAGTGGAGGAGACCAAGACGAAGCATGAGGAGACTAAAGTCATGCAGGCTGAGCAGTTTGAACTGATGATGGAGAAGTTCAGGAAGGAAAGGCAGCAGCAGGAGAAGAGATATGAGGAGACCATGACCATGATGAACCAGCAGTACCAACAGACCATGATTGAGATCCGACAGCAGAACGAGCGCGCCTTGGAGGAGATGCAGCACAGCGACAGCGAGAGTGACGGCGACAGTGACAGTGATGGTGATGGGGAGAGTCACTGTACAATATTATGA